A window of the Streptomyces griseochromogenes genome harbors these coding sequences:
- a CDS encoding APC family permease, whose translation MTPPGIGLRRSLGVRDAVVVGLGSMVGAGVFSALGPAARAAGPGLLLGLATAAVVAYCNAMSSARLAARYPASGGTYVYGRERLGPFWGYLAGWAFVVGKTASCAAMALTVGSYVWPGQAHAVAVAAVVALTAVNYGGIQKSAWLTRVIVAVVLAVLACVVVVCLASGQADAGRLGIALSSGVGGVLQAAGLLFFAFAGYARIATLGEEVRDPERTIPRAVPLALGIALVVYVCVAVAVLAVLGADRLGQAAAPLADAVRAAGAPGLVPVVRVGAAVAALGSLLALILGVSRTTLAMARDGHLPGALAAVHPRFQVPHRAELAVGAAVAVLAATVDVRGAIGFSSFGVLAYYAVANASAWTLSPALSARLVPAVGLLGCATLAFALPAVSVAAGAGVLAVGVLAYGVRRWWAGRGADGPSRP comes from the coding sequence ATGACACCACCTGGCATCGGCCTGCGCCGCTCCCTGGGCGTGCGGGACGCCGTGGTCGTCGGCCTCGGCTCGATGGTCGGCGCCGGCGTCTTCTCCGCCCTGGGCCCGGCCGCGCGCGCCGCCGGGCCGGGACTGCTGCTGGGGCTGGCCACCGCGGCCGTGGTGGCCTACTGCAACGCCATGTCCTCGGCCCGCCTGGCCGCCCGCTACCCGGCGTCGGGCGGCACGTACGTGTACGGCAGGGAGCGGCTGGGCCCGTTCTGGGGTTATCTCGCCGGCTGGGCGTTCGTGGTCGGCAAGACGGCCTCCTGCGCGGCCATGGCGCTGACCGTGGGCTCGTACGTGTGGCCGGGGCAGGCGCACGCGGTGGCGGTGGCGGCCGTGGTGGCGCTGACCGCCGTGAACTACGGCGGCATCCAGAAGTCGGCCTGGCTGACGCGGGTGATCGTGGCCGTGGTGCTGGCCGTCCTCGCGTGCGTGGTGGTCGTGTGCCTGGCCTCCGGGCAGGCCGATGCCGGGCGGCTCGGTATCGCGCTGTCGTCGGGCGTGGGCGGGGTGCTTCAGGCGGCCGGTCTGCTGTTCTTCGCGTTCGCCGGGTACGCGCGGATCGCGACCCTGGGCGAGGAGGTGCGGGACCCCGAGCGCACGATTCCGCGAGCCGTTCCGCTGGCCCTCGGCATCGCTCTGGTCGTGTACGTGTGCGTGGCCGTGGCCGTCCTCGCCGTCCTCGGCGCGGACCGGCTGGGGCAGGCCGCGGCGCCGCTGGCCGATGCGGTACGGGCGGCCGGGGCACCGGGTCTTGTGCCGGTCGTGCGGGTGGGTGCGGCAGTGGCCGCGCTGGGGTCGCTGCTCGCGCTGATCCTCGGCGTCTCGCGGACGACGCTGGCCATGGCCCGCGACGGCCATCTGCCCGGCGCGCTGGCCGCCGTGCATCCACGGTTCCAGGTCCCGCACCGCGCGGAGCTTGCCGTGGGCGCGGCGGTCGCCGTACTGGCCGCCACGGTGGACGTACGAGGGGCGATCGGCTTCTCCTCGTTCGGCGTGCTGGCCTACTACGCCGTGGCCAACGCCTCCGCCTGGACGCTGAGCCCGGCCCTCTCGGCACGGCTGGTGCCGGCGGTGGGGCTGCTGGGCTGCGCGACGCTGGCGTTCGCGCTCCCGGCGGTCTCGGTCGCCGCCGGGGCGGGCGTGCTGGCCGTCGGGGTACTGGCCTACGGCGTACGGCGGTGGTGGGCGGGACGCGGCGCGGACGGGCCCTCGCGGCCCTAG
- a CDS encoding GlsB/YeaQ/YmgE family stress response membrane protein: protein MTIIGWITLGLLAGAIAKVLLPGRDPGGFIGTTLIGIAGAFIGGWISARWLDHPITKNFYDGATWAAAIGGSLVLLIVYRLLFGNSRN from the coding sequence ATGACCATCATCGGTTGGATCACCCTGGGGCTCCTGGCTGGAGCCATCGCCAAGGTCCTGCTGCCGGGCCGTGACCCGGGCGGCTTCATCGGTACGACGCTCATCGGCATCGCGGGCGCCTTCATAGGCGGCTGGATCTCGGCCCGTTGGCTGGACCACCCGATCACGAAGAACTTCTACGACGGCGCGACCTGGGCCGCCGCCATCGGAGGCTCGCTCGTCCTGCTGATCGTCTACCGCCTCCTGTTCGGCAACTCGCGCAACTGA
- a CDS encoding YajQ family cyclic di-GMP-binding protein, with amino-acid sequence MADSSFDIVSKVERQEVDNALNQAAKEISQRYDFKGVGASISWSGEKILMEANSEDRVNAVLDVFQSKLIKRGISLKALDAGEPQLSGKEYKIFASIEEGISQENAKKVAKIIRDEGPKGVKAQVQGEELRVTSKSRDDLQAVIALLKGQDFDFALQFVNYR; translated from the coding sequence ATGGCCGACTCCAGTTTCGACATCGTCTCGAAGGTCGAGCGGCAGGAGGTCGACAACGCCCTCAACCAGGCCGCCAAGGAGATCTCGCAGCGCTACGACTTCAAGGGCGTGGGTGCCTCGATCTCGTGGTCCGGTGAAAAGATCCTCATGGAGGCGAACTCCGAGGACCGGGTCAACGCTGTCCTCGACGTCTTCCAGTCCAAGCTGATCAAGCGCGGTATCTCGCTGAAGGCGCTGGACGCGGGCGAGCCCCAGCTCTCCGGCAAGGAGTACAAGATCTTCGCGTCGATCGAGGAGGGCATCTCCCAGGAGAACGCGAAGAAGGTGGCGAAGATCATCCGCGACGAGGGCCCCAAGGGCGTGAAGGCCCAGGTCCAGGGCGAAGAGCTGCGGGTCACCTCCAAGAGCCGCGACGACCTGCAGGCCGTCATCGCCCTCCTGAAGGGCCAGGACTTCGACTTCGCGCTGCAGTTCGTGAATTACCGGTAG
- a CDS encoding NAD(P)H-binding protein, which yields MRIVIAGGHGQIALRLERLLSARGDEVAGIIRKAEQGDKLRAVGAEPVLLDLESASVEEVAAHLQGADAAVFAAGAGPGSGTARKETVDKAAAVLFADAAVRAGVRRFVVVSSMGADPAHRGDDVFDVYLRAKGEADTHVTRQDALDWTILRPGALTDEPGTGLVRLEAHTGRGPISRDDVAAVLAELVDTSATAGLTLELIGGSMPVSVAVKSVAGN from the coding sequence ATGCGCATTGTCATCGCTGGTGGTCATGGTCAGATCGCGTTGCGGCTGGAGCGGCTGCTCTCCGCGCGCGGGGACGAGGTCGCGGGGATCATCCGCAAGGCCGAGCAGGGCGACAAGCTGCGGGCGGTCGGCGCCGAACCGGTCCTGCTCGATCTGGAGTCCGCCTCGGTGGAAGAGGTCGCGGCCCATCTGCAGGGCGCGGACGCCGCGGTCTTCGCGGCCGGTGCGGGCCCGGGCAGCGGCACGGCCCGCAAGGAGACCGTGGACAAGGCCGCTGCGGTGCTGTTCGCGGACGCGGCCGTCCGCGCGGGCGTGCGCCGCTTCGTGGTGGTCTCCTCGATGGGCGCTGACCCCGCGCACCGGGGCGACGACGTCTTCGACGTGTACCTGCGCGCCAAGGGCGAGGCCGACACGCACGTCACCCGCCAGGACGCGCTCGACTGGACGATTCTGCGGCCCGGCGCCCTGACGGACGAACCGGGCACCGGCCTGGTCCGTCTGGAGGCGCACACCGGGCGCGGCCCGATCTCGCGGGACGACGTGGCTGCCGTACTGGCGGAGCTGGTGGACACCTCGGCGACGGCCGGCCTGACGCTGGAGCTGATCGGCGGATCGATGCCGGTGTCGGTCGCCGTGAAGTCGGTCGCGGGGAACTGA
- a CDS encoding amidohydrolase family protein: protein MPDSQPQPPPSSSNSSGSSGQLDPTPLLLCGARLTDGRTVDVRLGGGRIEAVGTAGSLASGPGRTGATRVDLSGYLLLPGPAEPHAHGDTALSAEYPGPVSYAAEDVQRRAMEAALLQLGHGATAARAHVRVGDVQGLGALGAVLQARRSLRGLAELTTVAMPRLLTGAAGADGLAILRDAVKMGASVVGGCPDLDPDPTGYVEAVLEVASEHGCPVDLHTDAADPARLSRLAAMAGGLRPGVAIGPCAGLARLPAEAVSRLADQLAAAGVAVVCLPQGGCGSAEGRGTAPVRLLRAAGVRVAAGSGALRDVSNPVGRGDPLEAAYLLASAHGLRPEDAYDTVSGSARAVLGLPEVRVEAGFPAELLAVRGDRLAGALSLAYSRIVVHRGRVVARTSAVREYCNSAAAAELGLPRQGRGELS from the coding sequence ATGCCCGACAGCCAGCCGCAGCCGCCCCCCTCGTCGTCGAACTCGTCGGGGTCCTCCGGACAACTCGACCCGACGCCGCTGCTGCTGTGCGGGGCTCGGCTCACCGACGGCCGGACCGTGGACGTACGGCTGGGCGGCGGACGCATCGAGGCGGTCGGCACGGCCGGCAGCCTGGCATCGGGACCGGGCCGGACGGGCGCCACGCGCGTGGACCTCAGCGGCTACCTGCTCCTGCCGGGTCCGGCCGAGCCGCACGCGCACGGCGACACCGCGCTGTCCGCGGAGTACCCGGGACCGGTCTCGTACGCCGCCGAGGACGTCCAGCGCCGGGCCATGGAGGCGGCCCTGCTCCAGCTCGGGCACGGTGCGACGGCGGCACGCGCGCACGTGCGCGTGGGCGACGTGCAGGGCCTGGGCGCGCTCGGCGCCGTACTGCAGGCCCGCCGTTCCCTGCGCGGGCTCGCGGAGCTGACCACGGTGGCGATGCCGCGCCTGCTGACCGGGGCGGCCGGGGCCGACGGGCTGGCGATACTGCGGGACGCGGTGAAGATGGGCGCCTCCGTGGTCGGCGGCTGCCCGGACCTGGACCCGGACCCGACGGGCTATGTCGAGGCCGTCCTGGAGGTGGCCTCCGAACACGGCTGTCCGGTGGACCTGCACACGGACGCCGCCGACCCGGCCCGGCTGTCCCGGCTCGCGGCCATGGCGGGCGGTCTGCGCCCCGGCGTGGCCATCGGCCCGTGCGCCGGTCTCGCGCGCCTGCCCGCCGAGGCGGTCTCCCGGCTCGCGGACCAGCTCGCGGCGGCCGGCGTGGCGGTGGTGTGCCTGCCCCAGGGCGGCTGCGGGAGCGCGGAAGGGCGAGGCACGGCCCCGGTACGGCTGCTGCGCGCGGCCGGGGTACGGGTGGCGGCCGGCAGCGGCGCCCTCCGGGACGTCTCGAACCCCGTCGGCCGCGGCGATCCCCTGGAAGCGGCGTACCTCCTCGCCTCCGCCCACGGCCTGCGCCCCGAGGACGCGTACGACACGGTGAGCGGCTCGGCCCGCGCGGTCCTCGGCCTCCCCGAGGTACGCGTCGAGGCCGGCTTCCCGGCCGAACTCCTGGCCGTACGCGGCGACCGCCTGGCCGGCGCCCTCTCCCTGGCCTACAGCCGCATCGTGGTGCACCGGGGGCGCGTGGTGGCCCGCACCAGCGCGGTCCGCGAGTACTGCAACTCGGCGGCAGCGGCGGAACTGGGGCTGCCACGGCAGGGGCGCGGAGAACTGTCGTAA
- the rpmG gene encoding 50S ribosomal protein L33, translated as MAATDVRPKITLACVECKERNYITKKNRRNNPDRLEMKKHCPRCNAHTAHRETR; from the coding sequence GTGGCTGCCACCGACGTCCGCCCGAAGATCACGCTGGCCTGCGTGGAGTGCAAGGAGCGGAACTACATCACCAAGAAGAACCGGCGTAACAACCCGGATCGACTTGAGATGAAGAAGCACTGCCCGCGTTGCAATGCGCACACCGCGCATCGCGAAACGCGATAA
- a CDS encoding MaoC family dehydratase N-terminal domain-containing protein → MALDQSFVGRTYPPTAPYEVGREKIREFAEAVGESNPVYTDPEAAKEFGHPDVIAPPTFVFSITFRDAGQVVRDPQLGLDYSRVVHGDQKFAYSRPVRAGDRLTVTSTIEAVKSMAGNDILDIRGEVHDEAGEHVVTAWTKLVARAAEEA, encoded by the coding sequence ATGGCGCTCGACCAGTCCTTCGTGGGGCGGACCTATCCGCCCACCGCGCCCTACGAGGTGGGCCGGGAGAAGATCCGCGAGTTCGCCGAGGCGGTCGGAGAGAGCAATCCGGTGTACACGGACCCGGAGGCTGCCAAGGAGTTCGGTCACCCCGATGTGATCGCACCGCCGACCTTCGTGTTCTCCATCACCTTCCGGGATGCCGGACAGGTCGTCCGGGACCCGCAGCTCGGCCTCGACTACAGCCGCGTGGTGCACGGCGACCAGAAGTTCGCCTACAGCCGCCCGGTGCGCGCGGGCGACCGGCTCACGGTGACGTCCACCATCGAGGCGGTCAAGTCCATGGCGGGCAACGACATCCTGGACATCCGCGGCGAGGTGCACGACGAAGCGGGCGAACACGTGGTGACTGCCTGGACCAAGCTCGTGGCCCGCGCGGCCGAGGAGGCCTGA
- a CDS encoding MaoC family dehydratase: protein MTAKIAYDDVEVGTELPAQTFPVTRESLVRYAGASGDFNPIHWNEKFAKEVGLPDVIAHGMFTMAEAIRVVTDWTGDPGAIVEYGVRFTKPVVVPNDDSGAEIEVGAKVAAKLDDNTVRVDLTARSAGQKVLGMSRAIVRLA from the coding sequence ATGACGGCGAAGATCGCGTACGACGACGTCGAGGTCGGCACCGAGCTGCCGGCGCAGACCTTCCCCGTGACCCGCGAGAGCCTGGTGCGGTACGCGGGCGCCTCCGGGGACTTCAACCCGATCCACTGGAACGAGAAGTTCGCCAAGGAGGTGGGCCTGCCGGACGTCATCGCGCACGGCATGTTCACCATGGCCGAGGCGATCCGGGTGGTCACCGACTGGACCGGCGATCCAGGCGCGATCGTCGAGTACGGCGTCCGCTTCACCAAGCCGGTCGTCGTCCCGAACGACGACAGCGGCGCGGAGATCGAGGTCGGCGCCAAGGTCGCGGCGAAGCTCGACGACAACACCGTGCGTGTGGACCTGACCGCCAGGAGCGCCGGCCAGAAGGTGCTGGGCATGTCCCGGGCGATCGTGCGACTGGCCTGA
- a CDS encoding TetR/AcrR family transcriptional regulator, translating into MPRMSAEERRESVIRAATTEFARGGYYGTSTEAIAKRVGVSQPYLFRLFPGKKAIFLAAAERCVEDAIRTFEEASAGLEGEDALRAMGNAYTKVIAEQPERLMMQMQMYVAVAAAEQAGERDFGEAVRAGWMRMWDAVHLLLGVDIAETTDFMAQGMLINTLLAMGFPPGHRVWEGLYPSARTDDRLEK; encoded by the coding sequence ATGCCCAGGATGAGTGCAGAGGAGCGGCGCGAGAGCGTCATCCGCGCGGCGACGACCGAGTTCGCGCGGGGCGGCTACTACGGCACGTCCACCGAGGCGATCGCCAAGCGGGTCGGCGTCTCGCAGCCGTATCTCTTCCGGCTGTTCCCGGGCAAGAAGGCGATCTTCCTGGCCGCGGCCGAGCGGTGCGTGGAGGACGCCATCCGCACCTTCGAGGAGGCCTCCGCGGGACTCGAGGGCGAAGACGCGCTGCGCGCCATGGGCAACGCGTACACCAAGGTCATCGCGGAGCAGCCCGAGCGGCTGATGATGCAGATGCAGATGTACGTCGCGGTGGCCGCCGCGGAGCAGGCCGGCGAGCGCGACTTCGGTGAGGCCGTACGGGCCGGGTGGATGCGCATGTGGGACGCCGTGCACCTGTTGCTCGGTGTCGACATCGCCGAGACGACGGACTTCATGGCGCAGGGAATGCTCATCAACACCCTGCTGGCGATGGGATTCCCCCCGGGGCACCGGGTCTGGGAGGGGCTGTATCCGTCGGCGCGGACCGACGACCGGCTGGAGAAGTAG
- a CDS encoding DHA2 family efflux MFS transporter permease subunit, translated as MSQQTARRGGAVWALVITSVAGFMAALDNLVVTTALPSIRKDLGGALDDLEWTVSAYTLTFAVLLMFGAALGDRFGRRRLFLAGLTVFTGASAAAAMAPGIGSLIAARAVQGVGAAVMMPLTLTLLTAAVPAARRGMAYGIWGAVNGLAVASGPLIGGSLTEHISWHWIFWLNVPLGVALLPLARLRLAESRGAGARLDLPGTLLVSGGLFGIVYGLVRGPVDGWTGSLVLTGLIAGAALLVGFVLHGVRSENPMLPMRLFRSRAFSGINAASLLMFLGMFGSIFLLSQYMQGVLGYSPTEAGLMMLPWTGMPMLVAPVAGILSDRVGGRPVVATGLFLQAVGLGYMASVVTADVSYGAQLPGLIISGIGMALFFAPASNLVMSSVLPEEQGIASGANNALREVGGALGIAVMSSIFSAQGGYESAQAFVDGLRPALVVGSAVVALAGIAALVIPARRRTGQAAVAMEPAPVLETAAR; from the coding sequence ATGTCACAGCAGACCGCACGACGCGGGGGCGCCGTCTGGGCCCTCGTCATCACCAGCGTCGCCGGGTTCATGGCGGCCCTCGACAACCTCGTCGTCACCACCGCCCTGCCCTCCATACGCAAGGATCTCGGCGGCGCGCTGGACGACCTGGAGTGGACGGTGAGCGCCTATACGCTCACCTTCGCCGTCCTGCTCATGTTCGGTGCCGCGCTCGGCGACCGCTTCGGGCGCCGGAGGCTCTTCCTCGCCGGACTCACCGTCTTCACGGGCGCCTCCGCCGCCGCGGCCATGGCTCCCGGCATCGGCTCCCTCATCGCCGCCCGCGCGGTCCAGGGCGTCGGCGCGGCCGTGATGATGCCCCTGACGCTCACCCTGCTGACCGCGGCCGTGCCCGCCGCCAGGCGCGGTATGGCGTACGGCATCTGGGGTGCCGTCAACGGCCTCGCGGTCGCCTCCGGGCCGCTCATCGGAGGCAGCCTCACCGAGCACATCTCCTGGCACTGGATCTTCTGGCTGAACGTACCGCTCGGCGTGGCCCTGCTGCCGCTCGCCCGGCTGCGCCTCGCCGAGTCCCGCGGCGCCGGCGCCCGGCTCGACCTTCCCGGCACCCTGCTCGTCAGCGGCGGGCTCTTCGGGATCGTGTACGGACTGGTGCGCGGCCCGGTCGACGGCTGGACCGGCTCCCTCGTCCTGACCGGCCTGATCGCGGGCGCCGCGCTGCTCGTCGGCTTCGTGCTCCACGGCGTGCGCAGCGAGAACCCGATGCTGCCGATGCGGCTGTTCCGCTCCCGTGCCTTCTCCGGCATCAACGCCGCGAGCCTGCTGATGTTCCTCGGGATGTTCGGCTCGATCTTCCTGCTCAGCCAGTACATGCAGGGCGTGCTCGGCTACTCGCCCACCGAGGCGGGCCTCATGATGCTCCCCTGGACCGGCATGCCGATGCTCGTCGCGCCGGTCGCCGGCATCCTCTCCGACCGCGTCGGCGGCCGCCCGGTCGTCGCCACCGGCCTGTTCCTTCAGGCCGTGGGCCTTGGCTACATGGCGTCCGTGGTCACCGCCGACGTCTCCTACGGGGCCCAGCTGCCCGGCCTGATCATCAGCGGCATCGGCATGGCCCTGTTCTTCGCGCCCGCCTCCAACCTGGTCATGTCCAGCGTCCTTCCCGAGGAGCAGGGCATCGCCTCCGGCGCCAACAACGCCCTGCGCGAGGTGGGCGGCGCGCTCGGCATAGCGGTCATGTCGTCGATCTTCTCCGCGCAGGGCGGCTACGAGAGCGCCCAGGCCTTCGTGGACGGTCTGCGACCCGCTCTGGTCGTCGGCTCCGCCGTGGTCGCCCTCGCCGGGATCGCGGCCCTGGTGATCCCGGCCCGGCGCCGGACCGGCCAGGCCGCCGTCGCGATGGAGCCCGCACCGGTCCTGGAGACCGCGGCCCGCTGA
- a CDS encoding UDP-N-acetylmuramate dehydrogenase — protein MQELHDAPLAPLTTFRLGGPATRLVTATTDAEVIAAVRDADDTGTPLLLIGGGSNLVIGDKGFDGTALRIATRGVELRGTTLELAAGEVWTDAVARAVEAGLAGIECLAGIPGSAGATPIQNVGAYGQEVSSVITEVIAYDRRAGRTVTLTNEECAFSYRHSRFKADPERYVVLRVRFELEDADGLSAPVKYAEAARALGVEPGERVPLAAARETVLKLRAGKGMVLDAEDHDTWSAGSFFTNPILTDEQYAAFRARVRERLGDGFEPPAYPAGEGHTKTSAAWLIDKAGFTKGYGTGPARISTKHTLALTNRGEATTEDLLALAREVVAGVRGAFGITLVNEPVTVGVNL, from the coding sequence GTGCAGGAACTCCACGACGCCCCCCTCGCCCCGCTGACCACCTTCCGGCTGGGCGGCCCCGCCACCCGGCTGGTCACCGCGACGACCGACGCCGAGGTCATCGCCGCCGTCCGCGACGCCGACGACACGGGTACCCCGCTGCTGCTCATCGGCGGCGGATCCAACCTGGTCATCGGCGACAAGGGCTTCGACGGCACCGCCCTGCGCATCGCCACCCGCGGCGTCGAGCTGCGCGGCACCACGCTGGAGCTGGCGGCCGGCGAGGTGTGGACGGACGCCGTGGCCCGCGCCGTCGAGGCCGGACTCGCCGGAATCGAGTGCCTGGCCGGGATCCCGGGCTCCGCGGGCGCCACCCCGATCCAGAACGTGGGCGCCTACGGCCAGGAGGTCTCCTCGGTCATCACCGAGGTGATCGCCTACGACCGCCGGGCCGGCCGTACCGTCACGCTGACGAACGAGGAGTGCGCCTTCTCGTACCGGCACAGCCGCTTCAAGGCCGACCCCGAGCGCTATGTCGTGCTGCGTGTCCGCTTCGAGCTGGAGGACGCCGACGGGCTGTCGGCGCCGGTCAAGTACGCCGAGGCGGCCCGTGCGCTCGGTGTGGAGCCGGGCGAGAGGGTGCCGCTCGCCGCGGCCCGCGAGACCGTCCTGAAGCTGCGTGCGGGCAAAGGAATGGTCCTCGACGCCGAGGACCACGACACCTGGTCCGCCGGGTCCTTCTTCACCAACCCGATCCTCACCGACGAGCAGTACGCCGCCTTCCGCGCGCGCGTGCGGGAGCGGCTGGGCGACGGCTTCGAGCCGCCCGCGTACCCGGCGGGGGAGGGTCACACCAAGACCTCGGCCGCCTGGCTGATCGACAAGGCGGGCTTCACCAAGGGCTACGGCACCGGGCCCGCCCGTATCTCCACCAAGCACACCCTGGCCCTCACCAACCGGGGTGAGGCCACCACCGAGGACCTGCTGGCGCTGGCCCGAGAGGTGGTCGCCGGAGTCCGTGGGGCCTTCGGGATCACGCTGGTCAACGAGCCGGTGACGGTCGGCGTGAACCTGTAG
- a CDS encoding NAD(P)-dependent oxidoreductase, producing MKLTVFGATGGIGRELVRQALDTGHEVTAVVRDPARLTVTGDRLTVVRSSVSGPEELRSAVTGRDAVLSALGARSRKDAGVAARLTRTVLGAMEAEGVRRLLVVSAAPVGPAPENDGLLDRGMRSLVSAVLKDVYTDLRETEAELARSGTDWTSVRPPRLLDKPLTGRYRTVVGGFPRAGRFIARADVAHAMLAMIDDAGTVKQGVGVAY from the coding sequence ATGAAGCTCACTGTCTTCGGCGCAACCGGGGGGATCGGCCGGGAGCTCGTCCGCCAGGCCCTGGACACCGGCCACGAGGTCACGGCCGTCGTGCGGGATCCGGCCCGGCTCACCGTCACCGGCGACCGGCTCACCGTCGTGCGTTCGTCGGTCAGCGGCCCCGAGGAACTGCGCTCGGCCGTCACGGGCCGGGACGCGGTGCTGTCCGCTCTGGGCGCGCGCAGCCGCAAGGACGCCGGGGTGGCCGCCCGGCTCACGCGCACGGTCCTCGGCGCCATGGAGGCCGAGGGGGTGCGGCGGCTGCTGGTGGTCAGCGCGGCCCCGGTCGGACCGGCCCCCGAGAACGACGGCCTCCTGGACCGGGGGATGCGGAGCCTGGTGTCGGCGGTCCTCAAGGACGTCTACACCGACCTGCGGGAGACGGAGGCCGAACTGGCGCGCAGCGGCACGGACTGGACGTCCGTACGGCCGCCGCGTCTGCTGGACAAGCCGCTCACCGGTCGCTACCGCACGGTCGTCGGCGGCTTTCCGCGAGCGGGCCGCTTCATCGCGCGCGCGGACGTCGCCCACGCGATGCTGGCGATGATCGACGACGCGGGCACGGTGAAGCAGGGGGTGGGCGTCGCCTACTGA
- a CDS encoding TetR/AcrR family transcriptional regulator yields the protein METKPARVRILDAAHELMLTVGLARATTKEIARAAGCSEAALYKYFDSKEELFVRVLTERLPRLTPLLSSLEAEPGQGTLEENLTEIAHQAALFYEQSFPITASLYAETQLKRRHYEALRKIGSGPHTPIESLDAYLRSEQDAGRVRADADTLAAASLLLGACAQRAFAYDATESGERPPADTFAARLARTLLGGIAPGTSVAKSEGRPRT from the coding sequence ATGGAGACGAAGCCGGCGCGTGTCCGCATCCTCGACGCCGCCCACGAGCTGATGCTCACCGTCGGACTCGCCCGTGCCACCACCAAGGAGATCGCCAGGGCGGCCGGCTGCTCCGAGGCGGCGCTCTACAAGTACTTCGACAGCAAGGAGGAGCTCTTCGTCCGGGTGCTCACCGAGCGCCTGCCCCGGCTCACCCCCCTGCTGAGCAGCCTGGAGGCCGAGCCGGGACAGGGCACCCTGGAGGAGAACCTCACCGAGATCGCCCATCAGGCAGCCCTCTTCTACGAACAGAGCTTCCCGATCACCGCCTCCCTGTACGCCGAGACACAGCTCAAGCGGCGGCACTACGAGGCGCTGCGGAAGATCGGCTCCGGGCCGCACACGCCGATCGAGAGCCTGGACGCCTACCTGCGCTCCGAACAGGACGCCGGCCGCGTCCGCGCGGACGCGGACACCCTCGCCGCCGCCTCCCTCCTCCTCGGCGCCTGTGCCCAGCGCGCGTTCGCCTACGACGCCACCGAGAGCGGCGAACGCCCGCCCGCGGACACGTTCGCCGCGCGGCTCGCCCGGACCCTGCTGGGCGGGATCGCCCCGGGAACCTCTGTTGCGAAGAGCGAGGGCCGACCGCGGACCTGA
- a CDS encoding adenosine deaminase, with translation MERVRDLSELPKAHLHLHFTGSMRPGTVLELADKHGVRLPETLTEALTSGEPPKLRATDERGWFRFQRLYDAARSCLRTPEDIQRLVREAAEEDLRDGSGWLEIQVDPTSYAPRLGGLLPALEIILDAVDTAVRETGLGMRVLVAANRMKHPLDARTLARLAVRYADRGVVGFGLSNDERRGMARDFDRAFAIARDGGLLSAPHGGELTGPASVRDCLDDLHASRIGHGVRAAEDPRLLKRLADRQVTCEVCPASNVALGVYEKPEDVPLRTLFEAGVPMALGADDPLLFGSRLAAQYEIARHHHGFTDAQLAELARQSVRGSAAPQDVKARLLAGVDDWLAGPAV, from the coding sequence ATGGAGCGTGTACGTGATCTCTCTGAGCTGCCGAAAGCCCATCTGCACCTGCACTTCACCGGCTCGATGCGGCCGGGAACCGTCCTGGAGCTGGCCGACAAGCACGGCGTGCGCCTGCCCGAGACGCTGACCGAGGCACTGACCAGCGGCGAGCCGCCGAAGCTGCGCGCCACGGACGAGCGCGGCTGGTTCCGCTTCCAGCGGCTGTACGACGCGGCGCGCTCCTGTCTCCGGACACCCGAGGACATCCAGCGGCTGGTCCGGGAGGCCGCCGAGGAGGATCTGAGGGACGGCTCGGGCTGGCTGGAGATCCAGGTGGACCCGACCTCGTACGCGCCCCGGCTGGGCGGTCTGCTGCCCGCGCTGGAGATCATCCTCGACGCGGTGGACACGGCGGTGCGGGAGACGGGGCTGGGGATGCGAGTCCTCGTCGCCGCGAACCGGATGAAGCATCCGCTGGACGCGCGCACGCTGGCCCGGCTGGCGGTGCGGTACGCCGACCGGGGGGTGGTCGGCTTCGGGCTGTCGAACGACGAGCGGCGGGGCATGGCGCGGGACTTCGACCGGGCCTTCGCCATCGCGCGCGACGGCGGCCTCCTCTCGGCCCCGCACGGCGGCGAGCTGACCGGCCCGGCGTCGGTCCGGGACTGCCTGGACGACCTGCATGCCTCCCGGATCGGCCACGGTGTGCGGGCGGCGGAGGACCCGCGGCTGCTGAAGCGGCTCGCCGACCGGCAGGTGACCTGCGAGGTGTGCCCGGCCTCGAACGTGGCCCTCGGCGTGTACGAGAAGCCGGAGGACGTACCGCTGCGCACCCTGTTCGAGGCGGGTGTCCCGATGGCGCTCGGCGCCGACGACCCTCTGCTGTTCGGCTCCCGCCTCGCGGCCCAGTACGAGATCGCCCGCCACCACCACGGCTTCACGGACGCGCAGCTCGCGGAACTGGCCCGCCAGTCGGTCCGGGGCTCCGCCGCGCCTCAGGACGTCAAGGCGCGGCTCCTGGCCGGCGTGGACGACTGGCTGGCCGGTCCGGCGGTCTGA